The nucleotide sequence ACGCACACAATCACGTGACCATGGAGATTTTGAACGAATTACTACAAGAGTACGACAACGTAGGAACCGTAATTCAGGCGTATCTCTACAAAGCATCGGACGATATCGACAGCCTGAAGGACAAAAAAGTGAACTTCCGTCTCGTAAAAGGAGCCTACAAGGAATCTCCTGAAGTTGCTTACCCGAACAAGCCAGATGTAGATGAGAACTACAAAAAAATCATCAAGCAGCATCTGTTGAACGGTGGGTACGCTGCTGTGGCAACTCATGATGACAACATCATTGATTTTGTGAAAAAGCTGGAAAAGGAACACAACATCCCGCGCACACAGTTTGAATTCCAAATGTTGTATGGTATTCGCACACAGTCCCAAATTGACTTGGCTCGCGAAGGCTATAAAATGCGTGTTTATGTACCGTACGGAAACGACTGGTATGGATATTTCATGCGCCGTTTGGCAGAAAGTCCGGCAAACGTAAAATTTGTTCTCAAAGGGATGTTTACGAAATAAGTTTTGCGAAGTATACTTGACACCTTCGGAGGATTCTCCGGAGGTTTTTATTTTATCTGGAAAGGTGAGAGTCTTGTGAATTGTTGGATTATTTCGCTTACTCCCCCGTATTCTTTTGACCGGTTGCTTCGGCGTCTTGAGACACATCCAGATACGCAGATACGTGTGAATAAAGAAAAAAATAGTCTACAGCGCGTCTTTCGTATCGGCTTACGGCCAGTTCTGGTCCATATGCAATTTGAGGGCAGCTTGGAAGAACCCGCATTGCGCTACGAGACAGAGGCGATTTTGTCCACGACAGACCAGCAGTTGCTAGAAAAAATGATCCGCCGTACTTTTAGTGTTGATTTGGATCTACCCGTTATTTACGAGCAGATGAGGGAGGAAAAGGAACTTGCCATCCTGACTGAGCGGTTTCGCGGTCTTCGTCTTATGCTGGATGCCGATTTGTTTCAATGCATGGTCAAGACCATTATCGGGCAGCAGATCAATTTGACCTTTGCAGCCAATTTGACCGAGAGGCTGGTTACACTGGCTGGCGACCCAGTAGAAAACGCAAACGGCGAGGGCATCATCGCTTTTCCGACTCCTGATGCGGTAGCGAGATTGACTGTGGAGGATTTGCGTACGCTGCAATTTAGTCAGCGAAAAGCAGAGTATATTATCGATTTTGCCCGTGCCATTGTGAATGAAACGGTAGATTTGGAAAGACTATGGACAATGAAGGACGAGGAAATCATTACTTACCTCACTTCACTACGAGGAATTGGACGGTGGACGGTAGAGTGCCTGCTCATGTTTGGGATGGGGCGTCCAGACTTGTTGCCCGCTGCTGATATCGGTTTGCGAAATGGAATTGTTCACCTCTATGGAATGAACTCGAAGCCAAATGAAAACGACATTCGCAAGCTAGGGGAAAAGTGGGCTCCATGGCGCAGTATCTATTGTCTGTACGTATGGGAAGCAGTGGGGGCGATCAAGAGAAAAGAGGTATTTGACCTGTAAAAACTTTCATTTTTAACAAAAGTTCAATAATTTTAAAAAATTAAAGGTTGAATAGTGAGTAAATTTTAAGTTATACTAATGAAAATTTTATTTTATTAAATAATATTGAGAGGATTCATATGAAAGAACTTTCTACGAAAGAAACAATTACAATTGGTTTGATGCTGTTTGCCCTATTCTTTGGAGCAGGGAATATGATTTTCCCGCCTGCACTGGGACAAGCTGCAGGAGATAATGTTTGGGTCGCAATGGTCGGCTTTTTGATTACCGGTGTAGGTCTGCCTTTACTGGGCATCATCGCGGTTGGCTTGGCTGGCGGTAACTTGCAAACGTTGGCAACAAGAGTGCATCCGCTGTTTGCAGTCGTATTCACCTTTATTGTTTATCTGTCGATTGGGCCATTCATGGCGATTCCGCGGACAGGTACAGTAACCTTTGAAATGGGCGTGCTGCCATATTTGTCTGAATCCATGAAAGACAGTTGGGTTCCGCTTTTTGTGACTACCGTCATCTATTTTGCCATCACGTTTTGGTTGAGTCTGAACCCGAGCAAGCTGGTGGATCGAATTGGTAAAATTTTGACACCTGCTCTCTTGATCATCATTGGTCTGATGTTTGTCAAATCACTCATTTCTCCTTTGGGTGAAGTGGGACAACCGACAGGTGCGTATCAGGATACTGCGTTCTTCAAGGGTTTTGTCGAAGGCTATCTGACGCTGGATGCATTAGCTGCAATGGTATTTGGTCTGGTAGTAACAACGGCTGTTCAGGCTAGAGGCATCATTGACCGCAAAAAAGTGATGTGGTCCACGATCAAAGCAGCCATTCTCGCCGCTACCGGTCTTGGACTTGTCTATCTTGCTCTCAGCTATTTGGGCGCGACGAGTGTTTCGTTTGCGAAATCGGAAAATGGTGGACAAATTTTAACCGGGGTCGTGCACCAACTGTTCGGTCCATTAGGTTCGCTCTTGCTGGGAGCAGCTGTTACGCTTGCTTGCCTCACTACTTCAGTTGGGCTCGTCACTGCGTGCAGTCAATTTTTCTCGAGTCGTATTCCTAGCATTTCCTACAAGAAAATGGCTGTGATCCTGTGCGTGTTCAGTGCTGCGGTAGCAAACGTAGGCTTGACGCAGCTGATTACGTTCTCTGTGCCTGTCTTAATGGCGATTTATCCGCTGGCGATCGTGCTGATGCTGCTGACGTTTTGTGATCGGATGTTTAATGGACATCGTGCCGTATACGTTGGCGCGATCACGGCAACGGCTGTCATCAGTCTGTTGGATGGTGCTTCCCAGCTTGGATTGTCTATCGACTCGCTGACGCCAATCTTGGAACAATTGCCACTGTACAAAGTAGGAATTGGTTGGCTGGTGCCAGCTTTTGTAGGCGCACTGTTAGGGTTGCTGTGGGCTAGCCTCACACGCAGTGTCCCGATTGTAAGAGAAACGAAGTGAAAAATATGAGCGGGTGGGCTATAGGTCCACTCGCTTTTTTATTGTCGCAAACAATTTTTGTCCTGCTTTTACCAGCTCGATAGGACTTCTATCCGTCCACAACACGGGTGATCTATGTTACCATGGAAAAACGTAAATTGTCTGAACGGCATGTTTCATTCTATGTCGTTTTGAAAGAAGGGAGGTTATTGGCTATGTCCACGATGAAAGTCTTGGTTGCCGATGACGATCCAAACGTACGCGAAATTATTCGCCTTTATTTTGAAAAACAACAAATCGAGCTCATCGCAGCAACAGATGGACGAGAAGCTCTTGAGATGATGGAAAAGGAACAGCCGGATGTGGTCATTCTCGATGTGATGATGCCGCAGTTGGACGGCTTTGAAGCATGCCGGGAAATCCGCAAGAAGTGGGATACGCCGATTATTATGCTGACGGCAAAGGATGAGGAGTTTGACCGTGTACTCGGATTGGAGCTCGGAGCGGATGATTACGTAACGAAGCCGTTTAGTCCACGTGAGATCGTTGCACGTATCCGTGCGATTATGCGCAGATTACAGCCAAAGCCAAAAGTAGAAGATGAGGCAGTGCTTCGGACTTTTGTTTTTGATCAATTAACGATCGATCTGGATAAACGGGAAGTGATCGTTGCCGGGGAAAAAGTGAGCTTTCGCCCGAAGGAGTTTGATCTGCTTGTTCAACTCGTCAAATCGCCGGGAAGTGTTTGGTCACGAGAGCAATTGCTGGAACAAGTGTGGGGCTTTGATTATTTTGGCGATGTTCGAACGATCGATGTTCATATTAAAAAGATCAGACAACGTTTAGACAAGCTCCCTTATGAATGCATTCAAACGGTTTGGGGGATCGGCTACAAGTTTGGGGTGGATAACTGATGCTAGGCATGTCGAAAAGTATCTACCGCAGACTGCTGGTCAGCTTTTTGGCTACCGTTTTGGT is from Brevibacillus brevis and encodes:
- a CDS encoding proline dehydrogenase family protein; this translates as MEQAMKDFFLFLSKNKTLNSAAKKWGLRFGASRFVSGQTIAEAINAVRKLNQQGLVCTLDHLGEFVFSVEEANESADYCIKTLEAIHQSGVDCNLSLKMTSLGLDISRELCMNNMRRILDSAKKNGNIFVRIDMEDYAHNHVTMEILNELLQEYDNVGTVIQAYLYKASDDIDSLKDKKVNFRLVKGAYKESPEVAYPNKPDVDENYKKIIKQHLLNGGYAAVATHDDNIIDFVKKLEKEHNIPRTQFEFQMLYGIRTQSQIDLAREGYKMRVYVPYGNDWYGYFMRRLAESPANVKFVLKGMFTK
- a CDS encoding DNA-3-methyladenine glycosylase family protein; translated protein: MNCWIISLTPPYSFDRLLRRLETHPDTQIRVNKEKNSLQRVFRIGLRPVLVHMQFEGSLEEPALRYETEAILSTTDQQLLEKMIRRTFSVDLDLPVIYEQMREEKELAILTERFRGLRLMLDADLFQCMVKTIIGQQINLTFAANLTERLVTLAGDPVENANGEGIIAFPTPDAVARLTVEDLRTLQFSQRKAEYIIDFARAIVNETVDLERLWTMKDEEIITYLTSLRGIGRWTVECLLMFGMGRPDLLPAADIGLRNGIVHLYGMNSKPNENDIRKLGEKWAPWRSIYCLYVWEAVGAIKRKEVFDL
- the brnQ gene encoding branched-chain amino acid transport system II carrier protein: MKELSTKETITIGLMLFALFFGAGNMIFPPALGQAAGDNVWVAMVGFLITGVGLPLLGIIAVGLAGGNLQTLATRVHPLFAVVFTFIVYLSIGPFMAIPRTGTVTFEMGVLPYLSESMKDSWVPLFVTTVIYFAITFWLSLNPSKLVDRIGKILTPALLIIIGLMFVKSLISPLGEVGQPTGAYQDTAFFKGFVEGYLTLDALAAMVFGLVVTTAVQARGIIDRKKVMWSTIKAAILAATGLGLVYLALSYLGATSVSFAKSENGGQILTGVVHQLFGPLGSLLLGAAVTLACLTTSVGLVTACSQFFSSRIPSISYKKMAVILCVFSAAVANVGLTQLITFSVPVLMAIYPLAIVLMLLTFCDRMFNGHRAVYVGAITATAVISLLDGASQLGLSIDSLTPILEQLPLYKVGIGWLVPAFVGALLGLLWASLTRSVPIVRETK
- a CDS encoding response regulator transcription factor, whose product is MSTMKVLVADDDPNVREIIRLYFEKQQIELIAATDGREALEMMEKEQPDVVILDVMMPQLDGFEACREIRKKWDTPIIMLTAKDEEFDRVLGLELGADDYVTKPFSPREIVARIRAIMRRLQPKPKVEDEAVLRTFVFDQLTIDLDKREVIVAGEKVSFRPKEFDLLVQLVKSPGSVWSREQLLEQVWGFDYFGDVRTIDVHIKKIRQRLDKLPYECIQTVWGIGYKFGVDN